The genomic segment ccgggctgtatgcggctgtgccagtctgtatccgggctgtatgcggctgtgccagtctgtatccgggctgtatgcggctgtgccagtctgtatccgggctgtatgcggctgtgccagtctgtatccgggctgtatgcggctgtgccagtctgtatccgggctgtatgcggctgtgccagtcagtatccggcctgtatgcggctgtgccagtcagtatccgggctgtatgcggctgtgccagtcagtatccggctgtgccagtcagtatccgggctgtatgcggctgtgccagtctgtatccgGGCTGTATGCGGCTGTGCCAGTCAGGGGTAGGAGTGTGTAGGTAAATGTGCAATGACTCTGCCCCTTGTacagactgtgggggggggggcaagagtaAGGCTACTGGCACCGAGCCCTCCGTCTCCTCAGAAAATCGCTCGGCAGGTTTGGAACAATAGAACTGGCCCATTGGCCAACTGGCTGCAGCTCCCTCGACCAATCAGTCGCTCTCACTAGAAAGGAGCGTTTGTGCTGACGGACAAATCCCACTGTTAATGGATAGTTTCAGGGTAAGtctgtgggtgagtgagtggggggggcaggtgtgcCATGTAAGCCTGGGGCACCCCACATTCTAGTGCAGCAGGAACAGGAGTTATGGGGTCccgccccttcttgcttcattccctgctctcattggCCAACTCTATTAGTCACTGTGTGAgtagtgaatcagccccagtgTGGATCCCATTCTGCCCTATCAGGCACCACGAGATATCGGACCCACagacagagcacccccccatggGGAAAGGTGTATTTAGGGTTCCGTGTTATATTGGGGTGCCCCCCCTGCACAAATGAAGAAGTCTGGCACGGTGAGGCCTTGGCCCAGTACAGCCCAATATAAACTAGAACATGAGGTTCTGCCCACATGTGGGTCTGTATATCCCATGGGGCAGTACTGACGGGGGAACTGGCGCCAGTAACACATGGGATATTTGGATCAGTACCTACCAGGACCAGGCgtatagctgctggcacactgACTGTTCCCCCGGCACCAGTAACACATGGGATATTTGGATCAGTACCTACCAGGACCAGGtgtatagctgctggcacactgACGGTTCCCCCGGCGCCAGTAACACATGGGATATTTGGATCAGTACCTACCAGGCgtatagctgctggcacactgACTGTTCCCCTGGCACCAGTAACACATGGGATATTTGGATCAGTACCTACCAGGACCAGGCgtatagctgctggcacactgAAGGGGGAACCGGTGCCAGTAACACATGGGATATTTGGATCAGTACCTACCAGGACCAGGCgtatagctgctggcacactgAAGGGGGAACCGGTGCCAGTAACACATGGGATATTTGGATCAGTACCTACCAGGACCAGGCgtatagctgctggcacactgACTGTTCCCCCGGCACCAGTAACACATGGGATATTTGGATCAGTACCTACCAGGACCAGGtgtatagctgctggcacactgACGGGGGAACCGGTGCCAGTAACACCTGGGATATTTGGATCAGTACCTACCAGGACCAGgcatatagctgctggcacactgACGGTTCCCCCGGTGCCAGTAACACATGGGATATTTGGATCAGTACCTACCAGGACCAGGtgtatagctgctggcacactgACGGTTCCCCCGGTGCCAGTAACACATGGGATATTTGGATCAGTACCTACCAGGACCAGGtgtatagctgctggcacactgACGGGGGAACTGGTGCCAGTAACACCTGGGATATTTGGATCAGTACCTACCAGGACCAGgcatatagctgctggcacactgACGGTTCCCCCGGTGCCAGTAACACATGGGATATTTGGATCAGTACCTACCAGGACCAGGtgtatagctgctggcacactgACGGGGGAACCGGTGCCAGTAACACATGGGATATTTGGATCAGTACCTACCAGGACCAGGtgtatagctgctggcacactgACTGTTCCCCCGGCACCAGTAACACATGGGATATTTGGATCAGTACCTACCAGGACCAGGtgtatagctgctggcacactgACGGGGGAACCGGTGCCAGTAACACATGGGATATTTGGATCAGTACCTACCAGGACCAGGtgtatagctgctggcacactgACTGTTCCCCCGGCACCAGTAACACATGGGATATTTGGATCAGTACCTACCAGGACCAGGtgtatagctgctggcacactgACGGGGGAACCGGTGCCAGTAACACATGGGATATTTGGATCAGTACCTACCAGGACCAGgcatatagctgctggcacactgACGGGGGAACCGGTGCCAGTAACACATGGGATATTTGGATCAGTACCTACCAGGACCAGGtgtatagctgctggcacactgACTGTTCCCCCGGCACCAGTAACACATGGGATATTTGGATCAGTACCTACCAGGACCAGGtgtatagctgctggcacactgACTGTTCCCCCGGCACCAGTAACACATGGGATATTTGGATCAGTACCTACCAGGACCAGGtgtatagctgctggcacactgACGGGGGAACCGGTGCCAGTAACACATGGGATATTTGGATCAGTACCTACCAGGACCAGgcatatagctgctggcacactgACGGGGGAACCGGTGCCAGTAACACATGGGATATTTGGATCAGTACCTACCAGGACCAGGtgtatagctgctggcacactgACTGTTCCCCCGGCACCAGTAACACATGGGATATTTGGATCAGTACCTACCAGGACCAGGtgtatagctgctggcacactgACGGGGGAACCGGTGCCAGTAACACATGGGATATTTGGATCAGTACCTACCAGGACCAGgcatatagctgctggcacactgACGGTTCCCCCGGTGCCAGTAACACATGGGATATTTGGATCAGTACCTACCAGGACCAGGtgtatagctgctggcacactgACGGGGGAACCGGTGCCAGTAACACATGGGATATTTGGATCAGTACCTACCAGGACCAGgcatatagctgctggcacactgGCGGTTCCCCCGGTGCCAGTAACACATGGGATATTTGGATCAGTACCTACCAGGACCAGGCgtatagctgctggcacactgACAGTTCCCTCAGTGCCAGTAACACATGGGATATTTGGATCAGTACCTACCAGGACCAGGCGTATAGCTGCTGGCAGACTGACGGTTCCCCCGGCACCAGTAACACATGGGATATTTGGATCAGTACCTACCAGGACCCTTGGCCCCCAGAGACACCCAAATACCTGTGCCCCGGGGCAGTCAGACCTTAAAGGGAAAGGCAAAGGACATGAAACACAAACATGAAGGGGCCCCTCCCACCTGCACCATGTGACTGCTCTGCCAGCTCATTGGTGCCCTATTGGCAGTAGCAGGTGGGCCCGATGCTTGCCAGTTGCGCTACTGCCCTGGGGGAAAATTATGTAGGGGATCATGTGATCCAGGGAAGATGTCAGCACCATATCCACGAGAACAAATACCCACCCCTGTAACTGCTCAACTAGGGGCAGCACAGACACGGGGGGCCCCGGGGGTATAAAAGTGACTCATGGCAGCCTTGGCACCGCCCAGATCAGAGCACCTCCCACAAGTCATGCAGTAGGAGGCCTCTCCCACTAAGACAGATGCAGACACATAGCTGCCATTGCCCCAGAGGGGTCTGTCCTGGGACTTGGGCTGCTCTGTTGGCACGGGCATACGGGCGCTAGGGAGGGTACCACACGTGGCACAGTGCAGATTTATTCAGATCTAATTCAGTTGGCGCAATACACAGTCCTCCAATCAGAAATGCCAGAGGCGGAGCCCACTGTACCCACAGATTGTTACTGATAGAGTCTGGTGATGCCCCCAAATCAATAAACATAATTTTCCCCTGGGGCAGGAATGGGGTCGGTGTGGCCCCTTACATGGCGGCTGAGGTCTCGCTGCACCCAGAAACATTTGCCACATTGGGCGCAAGAGAAGGGCTTCTGCCCCGAATGGGTGACGATGTGGCGGTTCAGATCCCCCTGGTGCCAGTAGCATTTGCCACACtgggggcaggggaagggcttgTTGCCCGAGTGGATAACGAGGTGGCGCTTGAGGCTATAGAGGTGGCCGAAGTGCTTGCCACACTGGGCGCAGGAGAATGGCTTCTCGCCGGTGTGGGTGATTACGTGCCGGTTGAGGTCGCTCTGGAACAAGAAGCATTTGCCGCATTCGGCGCAAGTGAAGGAATTGTCGCCGCTGTGCATTCGGGAATGCGCCGTTAGATGCGACCGCTGAGTGAAGCATTTGCCGCATTCAGCGCAGGGAAAGGTGGTCTCTCGCGTGTGGACCCTCTGGTGCCGCTCACAGTGCTTCCTGCTGGTGAATGGCTTCCCGCAGGCGCTGCACGTGTAGATCACCTTGGGCTTGGGGGCCCCCGGCTGGGTGCTAGTCAGGATCCTGATGCCATCTTGCTGCTTTGGGCTGGGCCCAATAATAGGGATggggggggcagttctgggggttCCGGTGGGATTACACTTGGGATCtgaagctccacccactttctggGGTATTGGTTCCCCCTCAGTACAACCGGATAGGCTATTTACTGACAAGCTAACCCATGAAGCTGTTTCCCCATTAGACCCAGAATGTTCTGACAAGCTGCTACAGACACTGGGTCCCTTTCTATGGGCTGCATCTGCCTGTACCGGTTCTGTAAGGGAACTCATGGTCCAATCAGAATAAACTTCCCATGAATCTGGTTCCTCTTTAATCCTCTGTGATCCATACCCTGCCGACAGGCTGTTATTTAGGCTGGATCTCATGTTATCAGTCAGTGGTTCTGATCCCGGGATCTGATCCAAAAGTGGCTTAATATTCCGGTTTGAGCATTTTCCGTGTTCCCAGGGAGCCGCTTCCTTTTTAATCCCATTTGGGCCATTGTGTGCTGAGAGGCTGCCAATCGGGCCGGATCCCCCGGTGTCAGTGAGGGAATCAATCTTCCAATCAGAATACTCCTCCCATGAAGTAggctcctctttaatcccatgaGAGAAGCAGTTGGTCGCTGTTTGGGGATCAGTTGGGGCAATGTCAGGGTTTGGGGGGTCTCCTTCTTCTGCCCCAGTCTTGTCTGGTTCCTTTGCATTGCACAGATCTGCCCCCACAGCAGGTTTACTGGCACTGCCATCTCCATGGGCACAGCCTGGCAAAGATACAATGGCACAATTCTCATATTTCTATCATTAAATTCTACAttataagcccagttacacgcggtgccgatattctgtattactgggtaattgggtttattactaggcagccccggtactgttccagttaataagcccagttacacacggtgctgatattctgtatttactgggtaattgggtttattactaggcagccccggtactgttccagttaataagcccagttacacgcggtgctgatattctgtattactgggtaattgggtttattactaggcagccccggtactgttccagttaataagcccagttacacgcggtgccGATATTCTGTatttactgggtaattgggtttattactaggcagccccggtactgttccagttaataagcccagttacacgcggtgctgatattctgtattactgggtaattgggtttattactaggcagccccggtactgttccagttaataagcccagttacacgcggtgctgatattctgtattactgggtaattgggtttattactaggcagccccggtactgttccagttaataagcccagttacacacggtgctgatattctgtattactgggtaattgggtttattactaggcagccccggtactgttccagttaataagcccagttacacgcggtgctgatattctgtattactgggtaattgggtttattactaggcagccccggtactgttccagttaataagcccagttacacgcggtgctgatattctgtattactgggtaattgggtttattactaggcagtcccggtactgttccagttaataagcccagttacacgcggtgctgatattctgtattactgggtaattgggtttattactaggcagccccggtactgttccagttaataagcccagttacacacggtgctgatattctgtattactgggtaattgggtttattactaggcagccccggtactgttccagttaataagcccagttacacgcggtgccgatattctgtattactgggtaattgggtttattactaggcagccccggtactgttccagttaataagcccagttacacgcggtgctgatattctgtattactgggtaattgggtttattactaggcagccccggtactgttccagttaataagccggttacacgcggtgctgatattctgtattactgggtaattgggtttattactaggcagccccggttctgttccagttaataaagcccagttacacgcggtgctgatattctgtattactgggtaattgggtttattactaggcagccccggtactgttccagttaataagcccagttacacgcggtgctgatattctgtattactgggtaattgggtttattactaggcagccccggtactgttccagttaataagcccagttacacgcggtgctgatattctgtattactgggtaattgggtttattactaggcagccccggtactgttccagttaataagcccagttacacgcggtgctgatattctgtattactgggtaattgggtttattactaggcagtcccggtactgttccagttaataagcccagttacacgcggtgctgatattctgtattactgggtaattgggttattactaggcagccccggtactgttccagttaataagcccagttacacgcggtgctgatattctgtattactgggtaattgggtttattactaggcagccccggtactgttccagttaataagcccagttacacgcggtgctgatattctgtattactgggtaattgggtttattactaggcagccccggtactgttccagttaataagcccagttacacgcggtgctgatattctgtattactgggtaattgggtttattactaggcagccccggttctgttccagttaataaagcccagttacacgcggtgctgatattctgtattactgggtaattgggtttattactaggcagccccggtactgttccagttaataagcccagttacacgcggtgctgatattctgtattactgggtaattgggtttattactaggcagccccggtactgttccagttaataagcccagttacacgcggtgctgatattctgtattactgggaaattgggtttattactaggcagcccccggtactgttccagttaataagcccagttacacgcggtgctgatattctgtattactgggtaattgggtttattactaggcagccccggtactgttccagttaataagcccagttacacgcggtgctgatattctgtattactgggtaattgggtttattactaggcagccccggtactgttccagttaataagcccagttacacacggtgctgatattctgtattactgggtaattgggtttattactaggcagccccggtactgttccagttaataagcccagttacacgcggtgctgatattctgtattactgggtaattgggtttattactaggcagccccggtactgttccagttaataagcccagttacacgcggtgctgatattctgtattactgggtaattgggtttattactaggcagccccggtactgttccagttaataagcccagttacacgcggtgctgatattctgtattactgggtaattgggtttattactaggcag from the Xenopus tropicalis strain Nigerian chromosome 5, UCB_Xtro_10.0, whole genome shotgun sequence genome contains:
- the LOC108645295 gene encoding oocyte zinc finger protein XlCOF8.4; this encodes MGISQEPTDPVMGNQDPDLLHQRILSLTLEIIYLLTGEGYTVTKKSGDGAPPQTCTDCMLGGACRHHVTPTVGALHAPGSALQKENAKRILELISNIIQLLTGEVAIRCEDVSLYFSLEEWQYLKGNQTRYREVIKENRQQLRPLGCAHGDGSASKPAVGADLCNAKEPDKTGAEEGDPPNPDIAPTDPQTATNCFSHGIKEEPTSWEEYSDWKIDSLTDTGGSGPIGSLSAHNGPNGIKKEAAPWEHGKCSNRNIKPLLDQIPGSEPLTDNMRSSLNNSLSAGYGSQRIKEEPDSWEVYSDWTMSSLTEPVQADAAHRKGPSVCSSLSEHSGSNGETASWVSLSVNSLSGCTEGEPIPQKVGGASDPKCNPTGTPRTAPPIPIIGPSPKQQDGIRILTSTQPGAPKPKVIYTCSACGKPFTSRKHCERHQRVHTRETTFPCAECGKCFTQRSHLTAHSRMHSGDNSFTCAECGKCFLFQSDLNRHVITHTGEKPFSCAQCGKHFGHLYSLKRHLVIHSGNKPFPCPQCGKCYWHQGDLNRHIVTHSGQKPFSCAQCGKCFWVQRDLSRHVRGHTDPIPAPGENYVY